One window of the Alphaproteobacteria bacterium genome contains the following:
- a CDS encoding pitrilysin family protein, with product MTWKLYSRAFRAPLLRALLPMVFLVPFAGAAHAQVFNPTTFELDNGMQIVVIENHRAPVVTHMVWYKVGAADEPAGKSGIAHYLEHLMFKGTETRAPGEFSQIIANLGGRENAFTSQDYTGYFQTIAPRHLGLMMELEADRMTGLVLTDEIIEPERRVILEERRSRTENNPRSLLSEQVAAATYLNHPYRLPVIGWAHEIEGLSRADLESFYETWYAPNNAVLVVSGDVDPAEVLRLAQETYGKIEAKSLPPRFRPVEPPQLAPREVVMRDARVDQPAWSRRYLAPSYVAGDTEHAYALELLAEIIGGGATGRIYRSIVVDQALAASAGAWYSPGDLDLTTFGVWFSPRPGIAVDTVRDAMDNQIANLVKDGITADELERAKQRLIDSAIFARDSVRGPARVLGAALASGQTVTDVEAWPDRIRAVTVEQVDAAAREVFNANRSTTGVLLPAEGDSRT from the coding sequence ATGACGTGGAAGCTGTATTCGCGAGCCTTTCGTGCCCCGCTGTTGCGCGCGCTGTTGCCGATGGTTTTCCTGGTGCCGTTCGCGGGCGCGGCCCACGCGCAGGTCTTCAATCCGACGACCTTCGAGCTCGACAACGGCATGCAGATTGTCGTGATCGAAAACCATCGCGCACCGGTTGTCACGCATATGGTCTGGTACAAGGTCGGCGCGGCGGACGAGCCGGCTGGCAAGTCCGGGATTGCCCACTATCTCGAACATCTGATGTTCAAGGGGACGGAGACCCGCGCGCCGGGTGAATTCTCCCAGATCATCGCCAATCTGGGCGGCCGCGAGAACGCGTTTACATCGCAAGACTATACCGGCTACTTCCAGACCATCGCGCCCCGGCATCTCGGGCTGATGATGGAGCTGGAAGCGGACCGCATGACCGGGTTGGTTCTGACCGATGAGATCATCGAGCCCGAACGCCGTGTCATCCTTGAAGAACGCCGGTCGCGAACCGAAAACAACCCCCGCTCGCTCCTGTCCGAACAGGTTGCGGCGGCGACCTATCTCAACCATCCCTACCGCTTGCCGGTGATCGGCTGGGCGCATGAAATCGAGGGTCTGTCACGCGCCGATCTCGAATCGTTCTACGAGACCTGGTATGCGCCCAACAACGCGGTTCTGGTTGTATCCGGGGATGTCGATCCGGCCGAAGTCTTGCGGCTCGCACAGGAGACGTACGGCAAAATCGAAGCCAAATCCCTGCCGCCGCGTTTTCGGCCTGTTGAACCGCCGCAGCTTGCGCCGCGCGAGGTGGTAATGCGCGATGCGAGGGTGGATCAGCCCGCCTGGTCGCGCCGCTATCTCGCCCCCAGCTATGTCGCCGGCGACACCGAGCATGCCTATGCGCTCGAACTGCTTGCGGAAATCATCGGCGGCGGCGCGACGGGACGGATTTACCGGTCGATTGTTGTCGACCAGGCGCTGGCCGCGTCCGCCGGGGCCTGGTACTCGCCCGGTGACCTCGACCTCACGACATTCGGTGTCTGGTTCAGCCCGCGGCCCGGCATAGCGGTCGACACGGTGCGCGACGCCATGGACAATCAGATTGCGAACCTGGTCAAGGACGGCATCACGGCCGATGAGCTCGAGCGGGCGAAGCAGCGCCTTATCGACAGCGCGATCTTCGCGCGCGACAGCGTTCGGGGTCCTGCGCGTGTTCTGGGTGCGGCCCTGGCCTCGGGGCAGACGGTGACCGATGTCGAGGCCTGGCCCGACCGGATTCGTGCGGTCACGGTGGAGCAGGTCGATGCGGCTGCCCGCGAAGTATTCAATGCGAACCGGTCCACCACCGGCGTGTTGCTGCCGGCCGAAGGAGACAGCCGAACATGA
- a CDS encoding DUF3035 domain-containing protein, which yields MTGKTDNPTRADGNVRMPRGTVLLVIAALTLAACGDSTKRVLGLQRTAPDEFAVAPRAPLSQPPDFRLRPPRPGAEDLTTVSAREQARQAVFRGDDEERAARGNDGPAAQPAPREGVARATTGESAFLSRAGALETDPLVRSQIDRESSILADENQNFVRELLGLKQDPVDEEVDAASEARRLRENQALGVPPSEGETPTISRTRNSLFDIF from the coding sequence ATGACGGGCAAAACTGACAATCCCACGCGCGCAGACGGCAATGTCCGCATGCCGCGCGGCACCGTTCTGCTGGTGATTGCCGCTCTCACGCTGGCCGCATGCGGTGATTCGACCAAGCGGGTGCTCGGGCTCCAGCGCACGGCGCCGGATGAGTTCGCCGTCGCCCCGCGTGCACCGTTGTCGCAGCCGCCCGATTTTCGCCTTCGTCCGCCGCGCCCCGGCGCCGAGGACCTGACCACCGTTTCGGCCCGTGAGCAGGCACGCCAGGCGGTATTCCGCGGCGACGACGAGGAGCGCGCTGCGCGCGGTAATGACGGGCCGGCTGCACAGCCTGCGCCGCGCGAGGGTGTGGCGCGCGCGACGACGGGCGAATCTGCCTTCCTGTCGCGCGCCGGTGCGCTGGAAACCGATCCGCTGGTCCGTTCGCAGATCGACCGGGAAAGCTCGATTCTGGCGGATGAAAACCAGAACTTCGTCCGCGAGCTGCTGGGCCTGAAGCAGGATCCGGTGGATGAAGAGGTGGATGCCGCCTCCGAGGCGCGTCGGCTGCGGGAGAACCAGGCGCTGGGTGTTCCGCCCAGCGAAGGCGAGACGCCGACCATATCGCGTACGCGGAACAGCCTGTTCGACATCTTCTAG
- the lspA gene encoding signal peptidase II yields the protein MQRWALLFVGVLIAVDQISKRVMLGLVFDPPSIIPVTSFFNLVPVWNRGISFGLLGGAETSRWILVALALVIVGFLFIWLARAGQGVIRFALLLVIGGALSNVIDRVVYGAVVDFIDIHGFGWHWPAFNLADMVIVLGTALLLYDGLFGSPRSLK from the coding sequence ATGCAGCGGTGGGCCTTGCTCTTTGTTGGTGTGCTGATCGCCGTCGATCAAATTTCAAAACGCGTGATGCTGGGTCTCGTCTTCGACCCGCCGTCGATTATCCCGGTCACATCGTTTTTCAATCTCGTCCCGGTCTGGAACCGCGGCATCAGTTTCGGGCTGCTGGGCGGTGCCGAGACGTCCCGCTGGATTCTGGTGGCACTCGCGCTCGTGATTGTCGGCTTCCTCTTCATCTGGCTGGCGCGCGCGGGGCAGGGGGTCATTCGATTCGCACTTCTCCTGGTCATCGGTGGTGCGTTGAGCAACGTGATCGACCGGGTGGTCTACGGTGCGGTCGTGGATTTTATCGACATCCACGGGTTCGGCTGGCACTGGCCGGCGTTCAACCTGGCCGATATGGTGATTGTGCTCGGGACCGCGCTGTTGTTGTACGATGGCTTGTTCGGATCTCCGCGTTCGCTAAAATAG